A segment of the Spirosoma oryzicola genome:
GCTACTGTAGGGTTAGCTATCAACTCACTTTTGAATTGGGTATCTTCCCAGGCTTTTTGTACGATTTCTGCGTACAGCTTTTGATCTTGTAGAAAATTCATGTAGTTTGATTGTGTAATAGTTAAACTAAATTATTGTATAAGTAATTGAAATGCTGCTTTAAAAGGAATTGGATGGATTTACCGGGCGGGTATTTCCAGGCAAAATCAGTGGTTCAATAAATGGTCCCGCAGTCCAGTCACTAGGTCCAAAAATACCTTTTGCCCCTCCTGCCACTGTTTCGAGTTGGTCTTCGTTTAGTTCTACATCTTCTGTGTTAAATTTAGCCGGGATATTTATGTACACTATAGATTCATCAGTTTGATCTCTTACTACCAGCGTTTTGCCTTGAGGAAGGCTAGGTTTTTGACCAGTCAGTTTCTCAATGGCCGGGATAGGATTGGCTAACAACTCGCTTTTAAACTGGTCATCCTCCCAAGCTTTTTGTACAATCTCAGCGTATAGATTTTGCTCTTTTGTGAATTCCATATACTTTTTATTATTTATATTTATTAGGGTTACAGAGTTATGCAGTCTTTCAGCGTAGGAAATAAATTGCTGACAAAATCACTCCAGATTCTTTGCCCACCGCCTGCAACAGCCTCAAGTTGATCTTCAGTCAGTTCCATATTCTCGACTTCAGGTTCAGAGGGAATGTTTACGTAAATCTTAGACTTATCAGTTTGGTCTAAAAACACTAAACTCTTTCCCTCCGGCAGTACTATTTTTATGCCAGTCAGTTTTTCGATTGACTTTACAGGGTCAGCTATTAGCTCTGTTCTAAAACTCGTGTCCTCCCAAGCTTTTGATATAACAGCTTCTATAATTTCTTGCTTTTTCTGTTCCATTCCCTTACTTATATAATACAAAGTCAGATTACTCCTCTTTTGTGAATTTCTAGAACAACTGATACAAATTTTATATTATGTTTATTAGGTGGTAAGTCAACCTCGGTGGTTTTAATGGGACGAAACTATTTAAACTATCTGCTCAATGAAGCTTGTGTGTGAAGGTTATTATAGTTTACACAGGTTATTTTTCAATAAACAAGAGCGTCCCCCAAATTAGTTAGATGCTGTCGATGTTAATCTCTAACCCTAAATCTTATATCGGTCGAGACTTTGACAGAATTTCTTCACAATATGAGCCGAGTATTAATTTCGTTTAATAAACCAGTGCTTCGACTTTGTATTCTTTCTTTACTTTTTGATTTTGCTTATCAATATTTCTTCTGTGACTTTAGATTAATCAGGCACCAGTGTTTCGGCGGTTAATTTCTGCCTGAATAATCTTTCTCTTTTTATCATAGCTACTTCCTATCACCAGAGAAAAAATTAGCAACCCAACAGTAAGAATAAAACCTCTCCCATGTGTAGCCGACCAAATAGCTACCCCAACAAATAATCCTATCAGTACGGCAGTTATGATTTTCTGTGAGTTCGCTTTTTTCTCCGCTGACACCAACTCATCGAGTGTCATTTTTGAGTAATCTTCATCTTTTGTCATGATATAATTTGGTTAAAGTATTAGCTAACTAAGCAACTAACTGAACTACATTACTTTTCTTGACGAAGTACATACCCATCTTTCCTTTTCCTTTTGCGTGAACCTGACCTCTGTATTCGAACGAAAAGCACTCTTCCTGCTTTATGAATTCATATAGGGTTTCACTGATATTCACTTTGCCGACCATACCACTACTTTCCATTCGACTAGCGGTGTTTACGGTATCACCCCATACATCGTACTGA
Coding sequences within it:
- a CDS encoding NHLP leader peptide family RiPP precursor, giving the protein MEFTKEQNLYAEIVQKAWEDDQFKSELLANPIPAIEKLTGQKPSLPQGKTLVVRDQTDESIVYINIPAKFNTEDVELNEDQLETVAGGAKGIFGPSDWTAGPFIEPLILPGNTRPVNPSNSF
- a CDS encoding NHLP leader peptide family RiPP precursor produces the protein MEQKKQEIIEAVISKAWEDTSFRTELIADPVKSIEKLTGIKIVLPEGKSLVFLDQTDKSKIYVNIPSEPEVENMELTEDQLEAVAGGGQRIWSDFVSNLFPTLKDCITL